The Equus asinus isolate D_3611 breed Donkey chromosome 4, EquAss-T2T_v2, whole genome shotgun sequence genome has a segment encoding these proteins:
- the TEX51 gene encoding testis-expressed protein 51, producing the protein MLLLLLGCLLPAANGRSCFHCWPELPALIDYDLQILWGTPGPPAELSQSLHSLFLEAHDSPEAWYLDEDHLEEETAKLFDHVDQAIKKLRDDKPLLLEEIRVHKQLFCERLDEVSEELMEKDLLFPREVINCANCRTHFLTCKDPTLCPAVTRRTLVWAVSLGIALPLAAIAGGGCYVCWRKKKKKRAEEKHHSATLLVPAAVAA; encoded by the exons ATGCTGCTTCTCCTGCTGGGCTGTCTCCTGCCTGCCGCCAACGGGAGGAGCTGCTTCCACTGCTGGCCAGAACTGCCAGCCTTGATAGACTACGACCTGCAGATTCTTTGGGGCACTCCAGGGCCCCCCGCAGAGCTCTCCCAGAGCCTCCACTCCCTGTTCCTGGAGGCTCACGACTCCCCGGAAGCCTGGTATCTTG ATGAGGATCATCTGGAGGAAGAAACAGCCAAATTGTTCGATCACGTAGATCAAGCCATTAAGAAGTTGCGAGATG ATAAACCGTTACTTCTGGAAGAGATTCGAGTCCATAAGCAGCTGTTCTGCGAGAGGCTGGATGAAGTATCCGAGGAGTTGATGGAGAAGG ACCTACTCTTCCCACGGGAGGTCATCAACTGTGCCAACTGCAGGACACACTTCCTCACCTGCAAGGACCCCACCCTCTGCCCAG CCGTGACCCGGAGGACCCTCGTGTGGGCTGTGAGCCTCGGCATTGCTCTGCCCCTGGCAGCCATAGCTGGAGGTGG ATGTTACGTTTGCTGgcgcaagaagaagaagaagagggcaGAAGAG AAACACCACTCTGCCACTCTCCTGGTCCCAGCAGCGGTGGCGGCATAG